The following proteins come from a genomic window of Aquimarina sp. MAR_2010_214:
- a CDS encoding phosphatidate cytidylyltransferase encodes MKELLTRSLSGLLYVSILLLSICINRYTFIGVFLVFGMITIYEFQKLIHLRNKRLYVIFITLLVVLNIFQDKLYFYLILPVLTLTIITELFLVKDLVTIRIIPMFEKRKYRTSIFYLITSIVFLTLVPYYTEEYQPSIIAGAFLITWVNDTFAYLVGKNFGKNKLLERISPKKTIEGFIGGFMFSLLAGYLIATFSDTLSIGIWLIISIIMSIFGTLGDLIQSKFKRQAGVKDSGTIMPGHGGIYDRLDSIIFASPFLYAFLQILNHVS; translated from the coding sequence ATGAAGGAATTGCTTACAAGATCTTTATCGGGACTTTTATATGTCTCTATTTTACTACTATCCATATGTATCAATAGATACACCTTTATTGGGGTATTTTTGGTTTTTGGAATGATTACTATATATGAATTTCAAAAACTAATTCATCTCAGAAACAAAAGGTTGTATGTAATATTTATTACTCTCTTGGTGGTACTAAACATATTTCAGGATAAGCTTTATTTTTATCTTATTCTTCCTGTTTTGACTCTTACTATTATTACAGAATTATTTTTGGTAAAAGATTTGGTTACGATTCGTATTATTCCAATGTTCGAAAAACGAAAATATCGTACCAGTATTTTTTATCTAATCACATCTATTGTATTTCTAACTCTTGTTCCATATTATACAGAAGAATACCAACCATCCATTATCGCAGGAGCATTTTTAATCACTTGGGTCAATGACACTTTTGCATATTTGGTTGGGAAAAATTTTGGCAAAAACAAACTATTAGAACGAATTTCTCCAAAAAAGACTATAGAAGGATTTATTGGAGGGTTTATGTTCTCATTATTAGCTGGATATTTGATTGCAACATTTTCTGATACTTTATCAATCGGAATTTGGTTGATTATAAGCATAATTATGAGTATTTTTGGAACTTTGGGAGATTTAATACAATCCAAGTTCAAAAGGCAGGCTGGAGTTAAAGACAGCGGCACTATAATGCCTGGTCATGGTGGTATATATGATCGACTAGATAGTATTATATTTGCCAGCCCATTTTTATATGCATTTTTACAAATACTAAATCATGTTTCATAA
- a CDS encoding phosphatidylserine decarboxylase family protein, which translates to MFHKEGYKIISVALVLFLGINLASYVAIQIDEWQIAIFSVTLVFLILILQFFRNPKRNTTVNDSTVVAPVDGKVVVIEEVFEKEHFKDKRLQVSIFMSPVNVHVTRHPINGEVIFSKYHPGKYLVAWHPKASEENERTTVVVKNNSIEILYRQIAGALAKRIVNYAKEGEKVIQGSDSGFIKFGSRVDVYLPIGTDVSVTLNQKVKGGESVIANL; encoded by the coding sequence ATGTTTCATAAAGAAGGATATAAAATAATATCAGTAGCACTTGTATTATTTCTAGGCATCAATTTAGCCTCTTACGTAGCTATTCAGATAGATGAATGGCAGATCGCCATATTTTCGGTTACATTAGTGTTTCTGATCTTGATTTTACAATTTTTCAGAAACCCTAAGAGAAACACAACAGTTAATGACAGTACTGTAGTGGCACCCGTTGATGGAAAAGTAGTAGTTATCGAAGAAGTATTCGAAAAAGAGCATTTTAAAGATAAACGTTTACAGGTATCAATTTTCATGTCTCCAGTAAATGTTCATGTAACAAGACACCCTATAAACGGAGAAGTTATTTTTAGCAAGTATCATCCTGGTAAATATCTTGTAGCCTGGCATCCAAAAGCTTCTGAAGAAAATGAAAGAACTACCGTTGTTGTAAAAAACAATAGCATAGAAATATTATATCGACAAATAGCAGGAGCACTTGCAAAAAGAATCGTAAATTATGCTAAAGAAGGAGAAAAGGTAATTCAGGGCTCTGATAGTGGTTTTATTAAATTTGGGTCCAGAGTAGATGTATATTTACCTATAGGAACCGATGTAAGTGTTACTTTAAATCAAAAAGTAAAAGGAGGAGAAAGTGTTATTGCCAATCTTTAA
- a CDS encoding acyl-CoA-binding protein, translating into MTEEELNIAFDNAYERACNTKIQLPPDVMLHFYAYYKRATHTEGFFTPSGDSELRNAFKLNAFFQAKNLTPKQAKEKYIELVNEHITD; encoded by the coding sequence ATGACGGAAGAAGAATTAAATATTGCCTTCGATAATGCATATGAGCGTGCCTGTAATACCAAAATACAATTGCCGCCAGATGTTATGCTTCATTTCTATGCATATTACAAAAGAGCAACGCATACTGAAGGTTTTTTTACCCCATCAGGAGATAGCGAACTTAGAAATGCATTTAAGCTAAATGCCTTTTTTCAAGCAAAAAATCTTACTCCAAAACAAGCCAAAGAAAAATATATAGAATTGGTAAATGAACATATAACCGATTAA
- a CDS encoding valine--tRNA ligase: protein MSLAGKYDAKSIEEKWYAYWMKNNYFHSEVDEREAYTIVIPPPNVTGVLHMGHMLNNTIQDVLIRRARLKGFNACWVPGTDHASIATEAKVVAKLKEEGVDKNDLTRDEFLEHAWEWTHKHGGIILEQLKKLGASCDWERTAFTMDDNLSSSVIKVFVDLYNKGLIYRGYRMVNWDPQAKTTLSDEEVIYEEKQGNLYYLNYKIEGTEDTLTIATTRPETIMGDTAICINPNDDRFTHLKGKKAIVPIANRVIPIIEDEYVDMEFGTGCLKVTPAHDPNDKTLGDKHNLEVIDIFNDDATLNSYGLQYEGKDRFVVRKEIVKELERIEVLVKTETHLNKVGTSERTKAVIEPKLSDQWFLKMKDLAQPALDAVLDKEVNLVPEKFINTYKYWMENVRDWNISRQLWWGHQIPAYFYGDGKEDFVVAESREEALVLAKEKTGNTELTNADLTQDPDALDTWFSSWLWPMSVFNGILEPDNKEINYYYPTNDLVTGPDIIFFWVARMIVSGYHYRGEKPFSNVYFTGIVRDKQRRKMSKQLGNSPDAVGLINKFGADGVRVGLLLSAPAGNDLMFDEDLCKQGSAFVNKIFNASRLILGWEIDNTIDQPESSAMAIAWYTSKFQKTLLELEDNYVKYRISDTLMTTYKLVWDDFCSWLLEMVKPAYGSPIDSKTYQEIIKILEDNLKVLHPFVPFISEEIWQQIADRTPEEALIIASWPEPQAVNENLIAEFEIAAEVVSGIRTIRKEKNIAFKETIELSVLNSGNSSTSFDTVISKLGNLSTLNYVDAKVEGALSFRVKSNEYFIPISGAINVEEEIKKLTDELSYTEGFLKSVQKKLQNERFVNNAPDQVIANEKKKQADAEAKIATIKSSLKSLSN, encoded by the coding sequence ATGTCTTTAGCAGGTAAATACGATGCAAAATCGATAGAAGAAAAGTGGTATGCCTACTGGATGAAAAATAATTATTTTCATTCAGAGGTTGATGAAAGAGAAGCATATACTATTGTTATTCCACCACCAAATGTTACGGGGGTTTTGCATATGGGACATATGCTTAATAATACAATTCAGGACGTATTAATCCGTAGAGCCCGCTTAAAAGGCTTTAATGCTTGTTGGGTACCAGGAACGGACCATGCTTCAATAGCAACAGAAGCTAAAGTTGTAGCTAAGTTAAAAGAAGAGGGGGTTGATAAAAATGACCTTACCAGAGATGAGTTTTTAGAACATGCTTGGGAGTGGACTCATAAACATGGAGGGATTATCCTGGAACAGTTAAAAAAATTAGGAGCTTCTTGTGATTGGGAACGTACTGCTTTTACAATGGATGACAACTTGTCTTCGTCTGTTATTAAGGTTTTTGTAGACCTGTATAATAAAGGATTGATTTATCGTGGCTATAGAATGGTAAATTGGGACCCTCAGGCTAAGACTACTTTATCTGACGAAGAAGTAATTTATGAAGAAAAACAAGGGAATTTATATTACCTAAACTATAAAATTGAAGGTACAGAAGATACGCTAACTATTGCAACCACTCGTCCAGAAACAATTATGGGAGATACTGCAATCTGTATTAATCCAAATGATGATCGATTTACACATCTTAAAGGTAAAAAAGCTATTGTGCCTATTGCTAATCGTGTTATACCTATAATCGAAGATGAATATGTAGATATGGAATTTGGTACCGGGTGTCTTAAAGTAACACCTGCTCACGATCCTAATGATAAGACTTTAGGAGATAAGCATAATCTGGAAGTGATAGATATTTTTAATGATGATGCTACATTGAACTCCTATGGATTGCAATATGAAGGAAAAGATCGTTTTGTAGTTCGTAAAGAAATTGTAAAAGAACTTGAACGTATTGAAGTACTTGTAAAAACCGAAACGCATCTTAATAAAGTAGGAACTAGTGAGCGTACCAAAGCTGTGATCGAACCAAAGTTAAGTGATCAGTGGTTCTTAAAAATGAAAGATTTGGCCCAGCCAGCATTAGATGCTGTTTTAGATAAAGAAGTGAATCTGGTTCCTGAAAAATTTATAAATACCTATAAATATTGGATGGAAAATGTTAGAGATTGGAATATTTCTCGCCAATTATGGTGGGGACATCAAATTCCGGCATATTTCTATGGAGATGGTAAAGAAGATTTTGTGGTAGCAGAAAGTAGGGAAGAGGCTTTGGTTTTAGCTAAAGAAAAAACAGGAAATACCGAGTTGACCAATGCAGATCTTACTCAGGATCCTGATGCTTTGGATACCTGGTTTTCTTCTTGGTTGTGGCCTATGAGTGTTTTTAATGGAATCCTAGAGCCAGATAATAAAGAAATTAATTACTATTATCCAACTAATGATTTGGTTACTGGCCCGGATATTATATTCTTTTGGGTGGCAAGAATGATTGTTTCTGGATATCATTATCGAGGAGAAAAACCGTTTTCTAATGTCTATTTTACGGGTATTGTAAGAGATAAACAGAGACGTAAAATGTCTAAACAATTAGGTAATTCACCTGATGCTGTAGGTTTGATAAATAAATTCGGAGCTGATGGGGTGAGAGTAGGACTTTTATTAAGTGCTCCTGCAGGGAATGATTTAATGTTTGATGAGGACTTGTGTAAGCAGGGTAGTGCTTTTGTTAATAAAATATTTAACGCCTCTAGACTTATTCTGGGATGGGAGATTGATAATACTATAGATCAACCAGAATCTTCGGCTATGGCGATAGCATGGTATACTTCAAAATTTCAGAAAACACTCTTAGAGCTCGAAGATAACTATGTAAAATATCGTATTAGTGACACTCTAATGACAACATATAAGTTGGTGTGGGATGATTTCTGTAGTTGGTTATTAGAGATGGTTAAGCCTGCTTATGGCAGTCCTATTGATAGTAAAACATATCAAGAGATCATCAAAATTTTAGAAGACAATTTAAAAGTTTTACATCCTTTTGTTCCCTTTATTTCTGAAGAAATATGGCAACAGATTGCAGATAGAACACCAGAAGAAGCATTGATCATTGCTAGTTGGCCAGAACCACAAGCAGTTAATGAAAATTTGATTGCAGAATTTGAGATTGCAGCAGAAGTAGTTTCTGGAATTAGAACTATACGAAAAGAGAAAAATATAGCGTTTAAAGAAACTATCGAATTATCTGTGTTAAACAGTGGAAACAGTAGTACCTCTTTTGATACGGTAATTAGCAAGCTCGGAAACTTGTCGACATTAAATTATGTAGATGCTAAGGTTGAAGGAGCACTTTCTTTTAGAGTGAAATCTAATGAATATTTTATTCCGATTTCTGGAGCGATCAATGTAGAAGAAGAAATTAAGAAATTAACTGATGAGTTATCGTATACAGAAGGTTTCTTGAAATCTGTTCAGAAAAAATTACAAAATGAACGTTTTGTGAATAATGCACCAGATCAGGTTATTGCTAACGAAAAGAAGAAACAAGCTGATGCCGAAGCTAAAATTGCTACTATAAAGTCAAGCCTTAAGAGTTTAAGCAATTAG
- a CDS encoding DUF1573 domain-containing protein has protein sequence MKKIMIILFIGFLGTTLNAQDTDKAQIKFKSEVVDYGEIAKGSDGIRKFEFTNTGNAPLVISRVYSSCGCTIPKKPEQPIAPGESGVIEVKYDTKRVGPIRKTITVTSNAGDTPTMAIKIKGTVLDKSVLEKKN, from the coding sequence ATGAAAAAAATAATGATAATTTTATTTATTGGTTTTCTTGGCACAACTTTAAATGCACAAGACACTGATAAAGCGCAAATAAAATTTAAATCCGAAGTTGTTGACTATGGTGAAATCGCCAAAGGCAGTGACGGTATTCGCAAATTTGAATTTACAAATACAGGAAATGCTCCTTTAGTCATTTCCAGAGTATATTCAAGCTGTGGGTGCACCATCCCTAAAAAACCAGAGCAACCAATTGCTCCAGGAGAATCTGGTGTTATCGAAGTTAAATATGATACCAAAAGAGTGGGACCAATTCGTAAAACTATCACAGTAACATCTAATGCGGGAGATACTCCTACGATGGCTATAAAAATTAAAGGAACTGTACTTGATAAAAGTGTTTTAGAAAAGAAAAACTAG
- a CDS encoding aspartyl protease family protein, with translation MKILSLDFCHFLKSKISLLFLIFNIALFAQEDFRLPTGKKSDRIRFELANNLIVIPVVVNGVELSFILDTGVGSTIIFSVDNKSSLELKNASKIHLRGLGDDEPVEAIKSVNNEVKIGDATSSNHKIYLVLDESINFSPRMGFPVHGIIGHDFIKNFVLDINYAKQYIKMHNPASYTYKKCGKCYQTKIEFLEKKKKPFIAAKYQSDNGLIDINLLLDSGSGSSLWLFENKEKGIYASENSFRDFLGKGFSGDIYGQKTKIEELHIGDFKMKEVTASFPDSIYIQGISLNNRQGSLGGNVLRRFNLILDYTRKKISFKKNNFFNKPFHYNMSGLTIQHTGYTAVRNYKEEDRVYLGINKLINQKTIELTNNFILQPKYEVLDVRPNSPADIAGLKKGDVILQVNGRSAYRYKLSELNDMFYFEEGRKIKMRVERLGIEISCNFSLKKVI, from the coding sequence ATGAAGATTTTATCACTAGATTTTTGCCATTTTCTTAAAAGTAAGATTTCACTACTATTTTTAATCTTTAATATTGCTCTTTTTGCTCAAGAAGACTTCCGGCTACCTACTGGAAAAAAAAGTGATAGGATTAGGTTTGAATTGGCAAATAATCTTATTGTTATTCCTGTTGTTGTAAATGGTGTCGAACTTTCCTTTATTTTAGATACCGGCGTTGGGTCAACTATTATCTTTAGTGTAGATAATAAAAGCTCTTTAGAACTTAAAAATGCTTCAAAAATTCATCTTAGAGGTCTAGGTGATGATGAGCCAGTAGAAGCTATAAAATCAGTTAATAACGAAGTAAAGATAGGTGACGCTACTAGTTCTAATCATAAAATTTACCTGGTTTTAGATGAGTCAATTAATTTTTCTCCCAGAATGGGATTTCCTGTACATGGGATTATAGGTCATGATTTTATTAAAAACTTTGTGTTAGATATTAATTATGCGAAACAATACATAAAAATGCATAATCCAGCATCGTATACATACAAAAAGTGCGGGAAATGCTATCAAACCAAAATTGAATTTTTAGAAAAAAAGAAAAAACCATTTATTGCTGCTAAATATCAGTCAGACAATGGGTTGATTGATATCAATCTTTTGTTAGATTCTGGTTCTGGTTCTTCTCTATGGTTGTTCGAGAACAAAGAAAAAGGGATATACGCTAGTGAAAATTCCTTTAGAGATTTTTTGGGCAAAGGTTTTAGCGGAGATATATACGGTCAAAAAACTAAAATTGAAGAACTTCATATTGGTGATTTTAAAATGAAGGAAGTAACAGCTTCATTTCCAGATTCAATATATATACAAGGAATATCTTTAAATAATAGGCAAGGGTCTCTAGGAGGAAACGTCTTAAGAAGGTTTAATCTTATTTTAGATTACACTAGAAAGAAAATATCTTTTAAAAAGAATAACTTTTTTAATAAACCTTTTCATTATAATATGAGCGGGCTTACTATTCAACATACAGGTTATACAGCAGTAAGAAATTATAAAGAAGAAGATAGAGTATATTTAGGTATAAATAAATTGATAAATCAAAAAACGATTGAACTTACAAACAACTTTATTCTTCAACCTAAATATGAAGTTTTAGATGTTAGGCCTAATTCACCAGCTGATATCGCAGGTTTAAAAAAGGGGGATGTTATTTTGCAGGTAAATGGTAGAAGTGCATATAGATATAAACTTTCTGAATTAAATGATATGTTTTATTTTGAAGAAGGAAGAAAGATTAAGATGCGAGTAGAGCGGTTAGGGATAGAAATAAGCTGCAATTTTTCTCTTAAAAAGGTGATTTAA
- a CDS encoding pyridoxal phosphate-dependent aminotransferase produces the protein MPIISHKGKAMPESPIRKLVPFAEKAAKEGKHIYHLNIGQPDIKTPIEAMDAVRNHKLDILAYSHSAGFESFRNKLADYYAKHDITVSSDDILITTGGSEALIFTMGSITDPGDEIIVPEPFYANYYSFSTQSTVKVVPVISKIETGFALPSIAEFEKLITKKTKAILICNPGNPTGYLYSKEEIKQLAELAIKYDLFLISDEVYREFVYDNSEHYSILQEKKLDEYAIIIDSVSKRYSMCGARIGCMISKNKSVMETAMKFAQARLSPPTFAQIASEAALEAPESYYTETVAKYKARRDTLVAGLKEIPGVKVGIPKGAFYCIAELPIENADHFAQWLLDEFDLDKQTVMVAPASGFYSGLNKGKNQVRIAYVLNRRDLKKAIEILKIALEKYNDQ, from the coding sequence ATGCCAATAATATCGCATAAAGGTAAAGCTATGCCAGAATCACCAATTCGAAAATTGGTGCCTTTTGCAGAAAAAGCTGCAAAAGAAGGTAAACATATTTACCATCTAAATATCGGTCAACCAGATATAAAAACACCGATTGAAGCTATGGATGCTGTACGAAACCATAAATTAGATATCCTAGCATATAGTCACTCTGCCGGGTTTGAAAGTTTCAGAAATAAATTGGCTGACTATTATGCAAAACATGATATTACTGTATCCTCTGATGATATTTTGATCACTACCGGAGGTAGCGAGGCACTAATTTTTACCATGGGTAGTATTACAGATCCTGGCGATGAGATTATAGTACCAGAACCTTTTTATGCAAATTATTATAGTTTTTCAACGCAATCTACCGTTAAAGTAGTTCCTGTTATTTCTAAAATAGAAACCGGATTCGCTTTACCATCTATTGCAGAGTTCGAGAAATTGATTACAAAAAAAACCAAAGCTATACTCATTTGTAATCCTGGTAATCCTACAGGTTACCTTTACAGCAAAGAAGAAATAAAACAATTAGCTGAGCTTGCTATCAAATATGATTTATTTTTGATTTCTGATGAAGTATATCGAGAATTCGTATACGACAACTCAGAACATTATTCTATATTACAAGAAAAAAAACTTGATGAATACGCCATTATTATAGACTCAGTCTCTAAACGATATAGTATGTGTGGAGCACGTATCGGATGCATGATAAGTAAAAACAAAAGTGTAATGGAAACTGCTATGAAATTTGCACAAGCGAGACTAAGCCCACCAACATTTGCACAAATTGCTAGTGAAGCAGCATTAGAAGCACCAGAGTCATACTATACCGAAACTGTTGCTAAATATAAAGCTAGACGAGATACCCTTGTAGCTGGTCTTAAGGAAATACCAGGAGTAAAAGTAGGGATTCCCAAAGGAGCTTTTTATTGTATTGCTGAATTACCTATTGAGAATGCTGATCATTTTGCACAATGGCTTTTAGATGAATTTGATTTAGATAAACAAACCGTTATGGTGGCACCAGCTTCTGGATTTTACTCTGGCCTTAACAAAGGAAAAAACCAAGTAAGAATAGCATACGTTCTAAATCGAAGAGATCTTAAAAAGGCAATTGAAATATTAAAAATAGCCCTTGAAAAATATAATGATCAATGA
- the murB gene encoding UDP-N-acetylmuramate dehydrogenase produces MKIEYNKSLKKYNTFGIDVIASEFAAITSESELDTMLAKNNKNPIFILSGGSNMLLTENLDMLVLHIAIKGIAVTETSEKHVSVSVNAGENWHDFVQYCIKNNYGGVENLSLIPGYVGSAPIQNIGAYGVELKDTMTSCEAIHITTRKKHIFLNKDCKFGYRNSIFKNDAKGEYIITKVTFRLTKKEHILNTSYGAIENALADQGITKPTIKDVSEAVIAIRKSKLPDPSQIGNSGSFFKNPVVDINHFTKLQKTYPNIPFYKINEEHIKIPAGWLIEKSGFKGKRWGDAGVHKKQALVLVNYDNATGNEILNVSKKILTEIKEKFDILLETEVNII; encoded by the coding sequence ATGAAAATTGAATATAACAAATCCTTAAAAAAGTATAACACTTTCGGAATTGATGTCATTGCCTCAGAATTTGCTGCTATTACATCAGAATCCGAACTAGATACTATGCTCGCAAAAAACAATAAAAATCCAATTTTTATTTTGAGCGGCGGAAGCAACATGCTGTTGACAGAAAATCTTGACATGTTGGTGTTACATATTGCCATTAAAGGAATTGCGGTTACAGAAACATCTGAAAAGCATGTATCTGTATCTGTAAATGCTGGAGAAAACTGGCATGATTTTGTACAATATTGCATCAAAAATAACTATGGCGGGGTAGAAAACTTATCTTTAATCCCTGGATATGTTGGTAGTGCTCCTATTCAAAATATTGGGGCTTATGGTGTAGAACTTAAAGATACAATGACGAGTTGCGAAGCAATTCATATTACTACCCGAAAGAAACATATTTTTTTAAATAAAGATTGCAAATTTGGATATCGCAATTCTATTTTTAAAAATGATGCAAAAGGAGAATACATAATCACAAAAGTTACCTTTAGATTAACCAAAAAAGAACATATTCTTAATACAAGTTATGGCGCTATAGAAAACGCTTTGGCCGATCAAGGAATCACAAAACCGACAATTAAAGATGTTTCTGAAGCAGTGATTGCAATACGAAAAAGTAAACTCCCTGACCCCTCGCAAATTGGAAATAGTGGGAGTTTTTTTAAAAACCCCGTTGTTGATATTAATCATTTTACCAAGCTTCAAAAAACATATCCTAACATTCCTTTTTACAAAATAAATGAAGAACATATAAAAATTCCGGCAGGCTGGTTAATCGAAAAATCCGGATTTAAAGGAAAACGCTGGGGTGATGCTGGGGTACATAAAAAACAAGCTTTGGTTTTAGTAAATTATGATAATGCCACAGGGAATGAAATTTTAAATGTTTCCAAAAAGATTTTAACTGAGATAAAAGAAAAATTTGATATTCTTCTGGAAACCGAAGTTAATATCATATGA
- a CDS encoding membrane or secreted protein has protein sequence MKLLLLTIGLLLLAFGGIAIKLWAKKDGKFAGTCASQSPFLNKEGESCSFCGKTPDQFSNCTEEKHTE, from the coding sequence ATGAAGCTTTTATTACTTACAATTGGTTTACTACTATTAGCATTTGGTGGTATCGCAATTAAATTATGGGCAAAAAAAGATGGTAAATTTGCTGGAACATGTGCTAGTCAAAGTCCATTTTTAAACAAAGAAGGAGAATCTTGTTCTTTTTGCGGCAAAACTCCTGATCAGTTTTCTAACTGTACTGAAGAAAAACATACTGAATAA
- a CDS encoding RNA polymerase sigma factor, whose amino-acid sequence MKKENLILLEDHIKKAKEGKQTSFNYLLDTFWNDVYNFQLKKTQDEYEAEDITIQSFSRAFDKINTFKEEYNFKTWLIQISKNIHIDLLRKKNASIQSKTTTQVDDAVYKIIDHNPTPEDKLITEQNLAQLLLYIKQLKPNYQKVINLRYFQELSYKEIADHLNEPINNVKVKLLRARKLLSEIITNAKH is encoded by the coding sequence TTGAAAAAAGAAAATCTTATCCTTTTAGAAGATCATATTAAAAAAGCTAAAGAAGGGAAGCAAACATCTTTTAATTATCTTTTAGATACTTTTTGGAATGATGTTTACAATTTTCAGTTAAAAAAAACTCAAGACGAGTACGAAGCTGAAGACATTACTATACAAAGTTTTTCTCGAGCATTTGATAAAATCAATACATTTAAAGAAGAATATAACTTTAAAACATGGTTGATTCAGATTTCAAAAAATATTCACATAGACCTACTACGAAAAAAAAATGCATCAATCCAATCCAAAACTACAACGCAAGTAGATGATGCTGTATATAAAATCATCGATCATAATCCAACTCCAGAAGACAAACTAATTACTGAGCAAAATTTAGCCCAATTACTCCTTTATATTAAACAATTAAAACCTAATTACCAGAAAGTAATTAACTTAAGATATTTTCAGGAATTGAGTTATAAAGAAATTGCTGATCACCTCAATGAACCTATAAACAATGTCAAAGTAAAGTTATTGAGAGCTAGAAAATTACTTTCTGAAATAATTACGAATGCAAAACATTAA
- the lipA gene encoding lipoyl synthase, with product MNNNVASVAPPKGKPKWLRVKLPTGKKYTELRGLVDKYNLHTICTSGSCPNMGECWSEGTATFMILGNICTRSCGFCGVKTGRPETVDWEEPEKVARSIKLMNIKHAVVTSVDRDDLLDGGSIIWAETIQAIRRMNPETTLETLIPDFQGKTKNIDRIIAVKPEVVSHNMETVKRLTREVRIQAKYEQSLQVLKYLKENGIKRTKSGVMLGLGEKEEEVIQTLSDLRTVGLDIVTIGQYLQPSKKHLPVKEFITPDQFKKYEEIGLEMGFRHVESSALVRSSYKAQKHLT from the coding sequence ATGAATAACAATGTTGCTAGCGTAGCACCTCCTAAAGGAAAACCAAAATGGTTACGTGTTAAACTTCCTACGGGAAAGAAGTATACAGAACTTCGAGGATTAGTAGACAAATACAATTTACATACCATCTGTACTTCGGGAAGCTGCCCAAATATGGGAGAATGCTGGAGTGAAGGGACTGCTACTTTTATGATATTAGGCAATATATGTACACGTTCCTGTGGTTTTTGTGGTGTTAAAACCGGAAGACCCGAAACTGTAGATTGGGAAGAACCCGAAAAAGTTGCTCGATCTATAAAATTGATGAATATAAAACATGCTGTTGTTACATCTGTAGATAGAGATGATTTATTAGATGGTGGATCAATTATCTGGGCAGAAACTATTCAGGCTATTCGTAGAATGAACCCAGAAACCACATTAGAAACATTAATCCCTGATTTTCAAGGAAAAACAAAAAACATAGATAGAATTATTGCAGTAAAACCAGAAGTAGTTTCTCATAATATGGAAACTGTAAAGAGGTTAACTCGAGAAGTTCGTATCCAGGCCAAATACGAGCAAAGCTTACAAGTATTAAAATACCTTAAAGAAAATGGTATTAAACGTACAAAAAGTGGCGTTATGTTAGGATTAGGAGAAAAAGAAGAAGAAGTTATACAAACATTAAGTGACCTTAGAACAGTAGGTCTAGACATTGTTACTATAGGACAATATCTACAACCAAGTAAAAAACATCTTCCTGTAAAAGAATTTATAACTCCGGATCAGTTTAAAAAATATGAAGAAATAGGTTTAGAAATGGGATTCAGACACGTAGAAAGTAGCGCTTTGGTTAGATCTTCATATAAGGCACAAAAGCATTTAACTTAA